Proteins found in one Takifugu flavidus isolate HTHZ2018 chromosome 7, ASM371156v2, whole genome shotgun sequence genomic segment:
- the nr2f6b gene encoding nuclear receptor subfamily 2 group F member 6b isoform X1 — protein sequence MAMVSGGWGNPSGDTNGLGNKAYLKREEEEGSPQAGSSDVDVGDEDKACVVDCVVCGDKSSGKHYGVFSCEGCKSFFKRSIRRNLNYSCRSNRECQIDQHHRNQCQYCRLKKCFRVGMRKEAVQRGRIPPSQQGISPNSLPGGVGAGVPGHMGPDFFNGQPVSELISQLLRAEPYPVSRYGAPYGQTQMQGSAGGAPVMGIDSICELAARLLFSTIEWARNIPYFPELPVSEQVALLRLSWSELFILNAAQSSLPVHMAPLLAAAGFHSSPMSAERVVSFMDQVRVFQDQVDKLNRLQVDTAEYSCLKAIALFSPDACGLTDPAHVESLQEKAQVALTEYERIQYPSQPQRFGRLLLRLPALRAVPANLISQLFFMRLVGKTPIETLIRDMQLSGSSISWPYMSGQ from the exons ATGGCTATGGTGAGCGGGGGATGGGGAAACCCCAGTGGGGACACTAATGGGCTCGGGAACAAGGCTTACCTGAagcgggaggaagaggagggctcACCTCAGGCCGGGAGCAGTGACGTGGACGTCGGGGACGAGGACAAGGCCTGCGTGGTGGACTGCGTGGTGTGCGGGGACAAGTCCAGCGGCAAACATTACGGCGTGTTCTCCTGCGAGGGCTGCAAAAGCTTCTTCAAGAGGAGCATCAGGCGAAACCTCAACTACTCCTGCAG ATCCAACAGGGAATGTCAGATCGACCAGCATCACCGCAACCAGTGTCAGTACTGCCGTCTGAAGAAATGCTTCCGCGTCGGAATGCGCAAAGAAG cAGTCCAACGAGGTCGAATCCCTCCATCCCAGCAAGGGATCAGTCCCAACTCCTTACCGGGTGGCGTGGGAGCAGGGGTGCCAGGTCACATGGGCCCGGACTTCTTCAACGGGCAGCCGGTTTCGGAGCTCATCTCCCAGCTGCTCCGGGCCGAGCCGTACCCCGTCAGCCGCTACGGCGCCCCCTACgggcagacacagatgcagggGTCTGCGGGCGGAGCCCCCGTCATGGGCATCGACAGCATCTGCGAGCTGGCCGCCCGACTCCTGTTCAGCACCATCGAGTGGGCCAGGAACATCCCATActtcccagagctcccagtatCAGAGCAG GTGGCGCTgctgaggctgagctggagcgaGCTCTTCATCCTGAACGCGGCCCAGTCCTCTCTGCCCGTACACATGGCtcctctgctggcagctgctgggttccacTCTTCGCCCATGTCTGCAGAGCGGGTGGTGTCCTTCATGGACCAGGTCCGGGTTTTCCAGGACCAGGTGGACAAGCTGAACCGGCTGCAGGTGGACACGGCGGAATACAGCTGCCTCAAAGCCATCGCGCTCTTCTCTCCCG ATGCGTGTGGACTTACCGACCCGGCCCACGTGGAGTCGCTGCAGGAGAAGGCCCAGGTCGCCCTGACGGAGTACGAGAGGATTCAGTACCCCAGCCAGCCCCAGCGCTTCGGACGCCTGCTGCTGCGTCTGCCGGCTCTGCGCGCCGTTCCGGCCAACCTCATCTCCCAGCTCTTCTTCATGCGGCTGGTGGGCAAGACCCCCATCGAGACGCTGATCCGAGACATGCAGCTATCGGGGAGCTCCATCAGCTGGCCCTACATGTCGGGGCAGTGA
- the nr2f6b gene encoding nuclear receptor subfamily 2 group F member 6b isoform X2 — MAMVSGGWGNPSGDTNGLGNKAYLKREEEEGSPQAGSSDVDVGDEDKACVVDCVVCGDKSSGKHYGVFSCEGCKSFFKRSIRRNLNYSCRSNRECQIDQHHRNQCQYCRLKKCFRVGMRKEVQRGRIPPSQQGISPNSLPGGVGAGVPGHMGPDFFNGQPVSELISQLLRAEPYPVSRYGAPYGQTQMQGSAGGAPVMGIDSICELAARLLFSTIEWARNIPYFPELPVSEQVALLRLSWSELFILNAAQSSLPVHMAPLLAAAGFHSSPMSAERVVSFMDQVRVFQDQVDKLNRLQVDTAEYSCLKAIALFSPDACGLTDPAHVESLQEKAQVALTEYERIQYPSQPQRFGRLLLRLPALRAVPANLISQLFFMRLVGKTPIETLIRDMQLSGSSISWPYMSGQ, encoded by the exons ATGGCTATGGTGAGCGGGGGATGGGGAAACCCCAGTGGGGACACTAATGGGCTCGGGAACAAGGCTTACCTGAagcgggaggaagaggagggctcACCTCAGGCCGGGAGCAGTGACGTGGACGTCGGGGACGAGGACAAGGCCTGCGTGGTGGACTGCGTGGTGTGCGGGGACAAGTCCAGCGGCAAACATTACGGCGTGTTCTCCTGCGAGGGCTGCAAAAGCTTCTTCAAGAGGAGCATCAGGCGAAACCTCAACTACTCCTGCAG ATCCAACAGGGAATGTCAGATCGACCAGCATCACCGCAACCAGTGTCAGTACTGCCGTCTGAAGAAATGCTTCCGCGTCGGAATGCGCAAAGAAG TCCAACGAGGTCGAATCCCTCCATCCCAGCAAGGGATCAGTCCCAACTCCTTACCGGGTGGCGTGGGAGCAGGGGTGCCAGGTCACATGGGCCCGGACTTCTTCAACGGGCAGCCGGTTTCGGAGCTCATCTCCCAGCTGCTCCGGGCCGAGCCGTACCCCGTCAGCCGCTACGGCGCCCCCTACgggcagacacagatgcagggGTCTGCGGGCGGAGCCCCCGTCATGGGCATCGACAGCATCTGCGAGCTGGCCGCCCGACTCCTGTTCAGCACCATCGAGTGGGCCAGGAACATCCCATActtcccagagctcccagtatCAGAGCAG GTGGCGCTgctgaggctgagctggagcgaGCTCTTCATCCTGAACGCGGCCCAGTCCTCTCTGCCCGTACACATGGCtcctctgctggcagctgctgggttccacTCTTCGCCCATGTCTGCAGAGCGGGTGGTGTCCTTCATGGACCAGGTCCGGGTTTTCCAGGACCAGGTGGACAAGCTGAACCGGCTGCAGGTGGACACGGCGGAATACAGCTGCCTCAAAGCCATCGCGCTCTTCTCTCCCG ATGCGTGTGGACTTACCGACCCGGCCCACGTGGAGTCGCTGCAGGAGAAGGCCCAGGTCGCCCTGACGGAGTACGAGAGGATTCAGTACCCCAGCCAGCCCCAGCGCTTCGGACGCCTGCTGCTGCGTCTGCCGGCTCTGCGCGCCGTTCCGGCCAACCTCATCTCCCAGCTCTTCTTCATGCGGCTGGTGGGCAAGACCCCCATCGAGACGCTGATCCGAGACATGCAGCTATCGGGGAGCTCCATCAGCTGGCCCTACATGTCGGGGCAGTGA
- the si:ch73-61d6.3 gene encoding occludin: MFDKHRYDSPPVYSPPYSPPSNNGFGPPGSLQGPQSDYNAYPPPPGSYYMDKPQHFYKWLSPPGIVKAMMGTVIILCVAIFACVASTLMWDMQYGIGYGTGYGAGTYGSGYGGYGGYGSYGGYGGGYGGGYGGSYVSPYSAKSAMIAMSAINFIGALAFFIASFSKTSVVRSRKFFLALMISCIIMAILQGIISIVYIVGVNPMAQSSSNIIYNPMLVMCQSLYQNGYSQVGGVGGFPIYNQYLYHYCFVDPQEGIAMVCGLLVVIGLSVAAFFAHKTRGKIWRHGKPNIYWEEPLVRGTASEGRDVEEWVNNVEESRSVQDAPTLLVSEKGAGLLNASPNSLLPYPPAKVDTSYYDEDDYDKNEYSERTTSRPSEAFSHAGRTSSSPSEETGGGRKPSANRGKRRRRNPAWDESQYETEYTTGGETGNELDGDEWESVYPEITSDAERHEYKREFDADLREYKRLCAEMDDVNDRLNQLSRQLDALDDSSAKYQAVAEEYNKLKDLKQTPDYQSKKKLCRRLRHKLFHIKRRVKDYDKSHS, encoded by the exons ATGTTTGACAAACATCGCTACGACAGCCCGCCCGTGTACAGCCCTCCTTACTCCCCACCTTCCAACAACGGCTTTGGCCCCCCGGGCAGCCTCCAGGGTCCTCAGAGCGATTACAATGCATACCCGCCCCCGCCAGGATCCTACTACATGGACAAACCGCAGCATTTCTACAAGTGGCTGTCGCCTCCGGGGATCGTCAAGGCCATGATGGGGACGGTGATCATCTTATGCGTGGCCATATTCGCCTGCGTGGCCTCCACCCTCATGTGGGACATGCAGTATGGAATAGGATACGGCACCGGATACGGCGCTGGAACCTACGGGTCGGGGTACGGCGGGTACGGGGGCTATGGAAGTTACGGAGGATACGGCGGCGGCTACGGCGGCGGCTACGGCGGCAGCTACGTCTCGCCTTACTCGGCTAAATCCGCCATGATCGCCATGTCGGCCATCAACTTCATCGGCGCGTTGGCCTTCTTCATCGCCAGCTTCtccaaaaccagtgttgtccGGAGCAGGAAGTTCTTCCTGGCCCTCATGATAAGCTGCATCATCATGGCCATCCTGCAG GGCATCATAAGCATCGTTTACATTGTCGGCGTGAACCCGATGGCTCAGAGCTCCTCCAACATAATATACAACCCGATGCTGGTGATGTGCCAGAGCCTCTACCAGAACGGATACTCCCAGGTGGGAGGAGTGGGCGGCTTCCCCATCTACAACCAGTATCTGTACCATTACTGCTTCGTGGACCCACAGGAG GGCATCGCCATGGTGTGCGGGCTCCTGGTCGTCATCGGCCTGAGCGTGGCGGCGTTCTTCGCGCACAAAACCAGAGGGAAGATCTGGCGTCACGGGAAGCCGAACATCTACTGGGAAGAGCCCCTGGTCCGCGGGACGGCCTCGGAGGGGAGGGACGTGGAGGAGTGG gtgaacAATGTGGAGGAAAGCCGCAGCGTCCAGGACGCCCCGACCCTGCTGGTGTCGGAGAAGGGCGCCGGTCTGCTCAACGCCTCGCCCAACAGCCTCCTGCCCTACCCCCCCGCCAAGGTGGACACCAGCTACTACGATGAGGACGACTACGACAAGAACGA GTACTCGGAGCGGACCACCAGCAGGCCCTCGGAAGCCTTCTCCCACGCCGGGAGAACCAGCTCCAGCCCGTCAGAGGAGACCGGCGGGGGGCGGAAACCCTCCGCCAACAGGGGCAAGAGGCGCAGGCGTAACCCAGCGTGGGACGAGTCCCAGTACGAGACGGAGTACACCACTGGGGGAGAGACGGGCAACGAGCTGGACGGGGACGAGTGGGAGAG CGTTTACCCCGAGATAACGTCCGACGCCGAGCGGCACGAGTACAAGCGGGAGTTCGACGCCGACCTCCGGGAGTACAAGCGGCTCTGCGCCGAGATGGACGACGTCAACGACCGGCTGAACCAGCTGAGCCGGCAGCTGGACGCGCTGGACGACTCGTCCGCCAAATACCAG GCGGTGGCGGAGGAATACAACAAGTTGAAGGACCTGAAGCAG ACGCCAGACTATCAGTCAAAGAAGAAGCTGTGTCGCCGGCTGAGGCACAAACTGTTCCACATCAAGCGCAGGGTGAAGGACTACGACAAGAGCCACTCGTGA